The Sinorhizobium fredii genome contains the following window.
GCGGCGCGCGAGCTGACGCCCGACGCCGTCTTGGTCAATTCCCTTGAAGCCCTGCTCGACCAGCGCCTCGACGGCATCGTCATCGCCTCTCCGAGCGCCCTCCATGCCGCCCAGTCGATCGTGGCGCTGGAGCAGGGCCTGGCGGTCTTTTGCCAAAAGCCGCTCGGTCGAACACGCGACGAGACCCTGGCGGTCGTCGAAGCGGCGCAGCACGCCGACAGGCTGCTGGGCGTTGATCTCTCCTATCGTCATACCGTCGGCATGCAGCGGATTCGGGACCTGATCACTTCGGGCGAACTCGGCACCGTATTCGCAGTCGATCTGACCTTTCACAACGCCTACGGTCCCAGCAAGCCATGGTTCTACGACAAGGCGCTTTCCGGCGGCGGCTGCGTCATCGATCTCGGCGTGCACCTCGTCGACCTCCTGCTCTGGGTCCTCGGATTTCCGGAGGTGGCCCGCGTCGAAAGCCGGCTGTTTGCCAAGGGCGTTCCCATCCGCCGCGATGGCGACGAGGTCGAGGACTATGCCGTCGCGACACTCGAACTGGCTGACGGAGTCGTTGCCCGGGTCGCTTGCTCCTGGCACCTGCAGGCGGGATGCGACGCGGTGATCAGTGCCGATTTCTACGGCACCGAAGGCGGTGCCAGCCTCAGAAACGTCGACGGCTCCTATCTCGACTTCCGGGCCGAACGGTATCGCGGCACACAGCGGGAGGTGCTGACTCTTCCCCCGGACGATTGGGGCGGACGCGCCGCGGCGATCTGGGCCGAGCGCCTTGCCGCAGGCGAGCGCTTCGATCCGGAAAACGATTGCTTCGTCACCGTCGCCGACGTTCTCGACAGGATCTACGGAAGATAGCGGTGACGGCTACGCACCCTGTCCGGCGCCCTCTTCGAGGCGCCGGAGCAACAGGCCTCGATAGCGCGCCACGAGCGAGTCCAGCCGCTGCACTTCCTCGGCGGCAGCACCGCACTTTGCAGAGCTCCAAAGGCCAAGGTGGAAAGCCAGATAACAAAGCTCGAGGATGTCCTGCAGCTTAGCGTCTACGGCGCACAAGCAGCCGTCGGACACGACCGCGCGAAGATCGGCCGCTTCATCCGGTGAGAGATCGAACTCGATGGTCGCACCAGCAATGTCCCAGGCGATATCCTGAGGTCCGACGAGGTCGTGGCCAGCACTATGATCGAGCCCATCCGCCTTCAGGAACCCCTCGGCGCCGGCCAGCCACTCCCACGGGTGAAGGCGGCCGTCCGTATCGACGGGCACCACAGGAAGATCATCACCATTGGAAAGCCGAGATTTCAGCCGGGTCGCAACGGCTTCGCCGAGCGCTTCCTCCGAATTGGCGATGGCCATCTCGTACAGCATTGCCATCGAGGCGCCATTCGTCTTGGGCCGCGGCAGCCGGCTTGCCCGAAATGCTAGATAGCGGCCGAGATGTCCAATGAATTCCGCACGGTGAAACTCGCTTGGCGCAAGCGGCGCCGCCGCAATCCACTTCTGGACCAGGAACCCATGGCAGAGGCCGGCGACCGGCGGCGCGAAACCGGCCTTCGCCAGCAACCGTGCCTTTTCGAGCTTGCGTTGTCCGACGTCGCCCAGGCCCGCGAATTTGACGAGCCATGTCCCGTCGGAAGCATGCGCCAGGAATTTGCGCCGCTCGAACCGCGGATCGGCGGGCGGCCAGGAGTCGCGTCCGCACGCAAGCACGCTACGCCAGCCTCCGCCGGAAATCTCTTGCAGCGGCTGCCGTAGAGGGCCGACAAGCTCGCTCACCCAAGCGGCGAGCCGGTGCGGCGGGTGTGCCCCGAAGAAAAGCTCGTCCAGCTCGACGACGTGGCGGGGGCGCTCTGCCCAGCGTTTGCGGTGATCCTCGCTCGCTTTCGGTCCGAGCTCTCCTCTATGGCCGGGAAAGAAGTGGATGCGGTCTTCGCGG
Protein-coding sequences here:
- a CDS encoding Gfo/Idh/MocA family protein, whose protein sequence is MSDAMPLATKLDATTRPRVGFLGVGRIGLHRMRAIVETGAVETAAIFDPTPEMAAAARELTPDAVLVNSLEALLDQRLDGIVIASPSALHAAQSIVALEQGLAVFCQKPLGRTRDETLAVVEAAQHADRLLGVDLSYRHTVGMQRIRDLITSGELGTVFAVDLTFHNAYGPSKPWFYDKALSGGGCVIDLGVHLVDLLLWVLGFPEVARVESRLFAKGVPIRRDGDEVEDYAVATLELADGVVARVACSWHLQAGCDAVISADFYGTEGGASLRNVDGSYLDFRAERYRGTQREVLTLPPDDWGGRAAAIWAERLAAGERFDPENDCFVTVADVLDRIYGR